A stretch of Fibrobacter sp. DNA encodes these proteins:
- a CDS encoding DegT/DnrJ/EryC1/StrS family aminotransferase has translation MRFEKKVWLSSPTMHGEEIKYVTEAYETNWMSTVGANINEVELLAAEKVGCKYAVALSAGTAALHLCTKLAGEALYGMPKVGEGSLRGHRVFCSDMTFDATVNPIAYENGEAVFIDTEYDTWNMDPMALEKAFEIYPEVRLVVLVHLYGTPGKVDEIRAICARHNALLIEDAAESFGASYKGVQTGKFGDYSAISFNGNKIITGSSGGMFLTDSKDDAEKVRKWSTQSREAAAWYQHEEVGYNYRMSNVIAGVVRGQMPYLEEHIAQKKAIYMRYKEGLKGLPVQVNPYDAANSEPNFWLSCLIIDKEAMCKQVRGETDALYIHEVGKSCPTEILERIAAMNAEGRPIWKPMHMQPMYMNHAFITAQGNGRARTNAYIAGGITDVGADIFARGLCLPSDNKMTPEQQDAIIQAIRECF, from the coding sequence ATGCGATTTGAAAAGAAAGTCTGGCTAAGCAGCCCCACCATGCACGGCGAAGAAATCAAGTATGTGACCGAAGCGTACGAAACCAACTGGATGAGCACCGTGGGTGCGAACATCAACGAGGTGGAACTCCTCGCTGCCGAAAAGGTGGGCTGCAAGTATGCCGTGGCGCTCTCCGCCGGTACGGCCGCACTGCACCTGTGCACAAAGCTTGCGGGTGAGGCCCTTTACGGAATGCCCAAGGTGGGCGAGGGGAGCCTGCGCGGCCACAGGGTGTTCTGCAGCGACATGACTTTCGACGCGACGGTGAACCCCATCGCCTACGAGAACGGCGAGGCCGTTTTCATCGACACCGAGTACGATACCTGGAACATGGACCCGATGGCGCTCGAAAAGGCGTTCGAGATTTACCCCGAAGTGCGACTGGTGGTGCTAGTTCATTTGTACGGAACGCCCGGCAAGGTGGACGAAATCCGCGCGATTTGCGCCCGCCACAATGCCCTCCTTATCGAAGACGCCGCCGAAAGCTTCGGTGCCAGCTACAAGGGTGTACAGACCGGCAAGTTCGGCGACTACAGCGCCATCAGTTTTAACGGCAACAAGATCATTACCGGTTCTAGCGGCGGCATGTTCCTGACTGATAGCAAGGACGACGCCGAGAAGGTGCGCAAGTGGAGCACCCAGAGCCGCGAGGCGGCCGCCTGGTACCAGCACGAAGAGGTTGGCTACAACTACCGCATGAGCAATGTCATCGCCGGCGTGGTCCGCGGCCAGATGCCTTATTTGGAAGAACATATCGCCCAGAAAAAGGCAATCTACATGCGCTACAAGGAGGGCCTGAAGGGCCTCCCGGTGCAGGTGAACCCCTACGACGCCGCCAACAGCGAACCGAACTTCTGGCTCAGCTGCCTGATTATCGATAAAGAAGCCATGTGCAAGCAGGTCCGCGGCGAAACCGACGCCCTGTACATCCACGAGGTGGGCAAGAGCTGCCCCACGGAAATTCTGGAACGCATTGCCGCCATGAACGCCGAAGGTCGCCCCATCTGGAAACCCATGCACATGCAGCCCATGTACATGAACCACGCCTTTATCACCGCGCAGGGTAACGGCCGTGCCCGCACCAACGCCTACATCGCGGGCGGCATCACCGACGTGGGCGCCGACATCTTTGCCCGCGGGCTCTGCCTCCCCAGCGACAACAAGATGACCCCCGAACAGCAGGATGCTATCATCCAGGCTATCCGCGAGTGTTTTTAA
- a CDS encoding acyl-CoA thioesterase produces MAQKKLKATVEFQVEFYDVDSMKVAWHGNYVKYMEMARCALLTKIKYDYYAMEKSGFAWPVVDMHVRYLRPMVFMQRIRAEVTLEEYEVCLKLSYKFFDAESGTLLCKAESMQMAVNMQTLESLMVCPPCFVDQVRAALEAEP; encoded by the coding sequence ATGGCACAGAAAAAACTGAAGGCGACGGTGGAATTCCAGGTGGAATTCTACGACGTGGATTCCATGAAGGTGGCCTGGCACGGCAATTACGTGAAGTACATGGAAATGGCCCGCTGTGCTTTGCTCACCAAGATCAAGTACGACTATTATGCCATGGAAAAGAGCGGTTTTGCCTGGCCCGTGGTAGATATGCACGTGCGTTACCTGCGCCCTATGGTCTTTATGCAGCGGATTCGCGCCGAGGTGACACTGGAAGAATATGAGGTGTGCCTCAAACTTTCGTACAAGTTTTTCGATGCCGAATCGGGCACGCTTCTTTGCAAGGCCGAAAGCATGCAGATGGCCGTGAACATGCAGACGCTGGAGTCCCTGATGGTGTGCCCGCCCTGCTTTGTGGACCAGGTCCGTGCGGCCCTGGAGGCGGAACCCTGA
- a CDS encoding DUF3261 domain-containing protein, translated as MPALLCGPGPCGPGGGTLILKMAGSFKSPGCKMRHLLGLLACVLLLVGCSRSNVKPGTAPVYYSDSRSVVLLPTTAMTEKLDMPQHLRGEFTQQDGSLKSFEGDSWVRANDSVLSIMLFSGFGTTIAEITYGKDSLHFESSVMDVEKMKAEYVLADFQVCFYPYDALKKNFEAAGFAFEEARGPAHDFVRTLKDGNTLVLTAQRKGKEITLVNSLRHYSYHITLGEEQ; from the coding sequence GTGCCCGCCCTGCTTTGTGGACCAGGTCCGTGCGGCCCTGGAGGCGGAACCCTGATTTTGAAGATGGCCGGTAGTTTCAAATCCCCTGGCTGCAAGATGCGACACCTGTTGGGGCTGCTGGCGTGTGTTTTGCTGTTGGTTGGCTGCAGCCGCTCCAACGTAAAGCCCGGAACCGCCCCTGTGTATTATTCGGACTCCCGCTCCGTGGTGCTCCTCCCTACGACGGCCATGACCGAAAAGTTGGACATGCCCCAGCATCTGCGTGGGGAATTCACCCAGCAGGACGGTTCCCTGAAGTCCTTCGAGGGAGATTCCTGGGTCAGGGCCAACGATAGCGTTCTTTCCATTATGCTGTTTAGCGGGTTCGGTACTACCATTGCCGAAATTACCTATGGTAAGGATTCCCTGCATTTTGAAAGTTCCGTGATGGATGTGGAAAAGATGAAGGCGGAATATGTGCTTGCGGATTTCCAGGTGTGCTTTTATCCTTACGATGCTCTGAAAAAGAATTTTGAGGCGGCAGGTTTTGCTTTTGAAGAGGCCCGCGGGCCTGCACATGACTTTGTGCGGACATTGAAGGACGGAAATACTCTGGTACTTACCGCCCAGCGCAAGGGTAAAGAGATAACGCTGGTCAACAGCCTGCGCCATTACAGTTACCACATCACCTTGGGAGAGGAGCAATGA
- a CDS encoding aromatic amino acid lyase translates to MDKVVIGSGKLTIEQVVAIAKRKVSVELESSPEFQKKINAGAEFLDEALAKHGGIYGVTTGYGDSCTQVVPPDHYYDLPVNLTRFHGCGLGAYFDEETTRAIMAVRLNTLAQGFSGVSYALLKIIMDFLQNDILPLIPQEGSVGASGDLTPLSYLAGAVIGERDVLYKGERRPSMDVMKELGITPHRFRPKEAIAIMNGTAVMNAVACMAFSRAEYLSDLSCRITAMNTIAMKGNAYHFYERLFAVKPHPGLVTAAKKMRDALNLEVEKNIVPEKIQDPYSLRCAPHVVGVFYDSEPLLRQLIEIEMNSANDNPIVDPETKNIFHGGHFYGGHICLAMDTLKNIVANLADLLDRQLATIVDIKFNRNLPPNLSGSNGEFSINHGFKAVQIGVSAWTAEALHNTMPMSVFSRSTECHNQDKVSMGTIASRDCIRVIELTEQVAAAVLLAASQALHFRLERGEVDSKRLDGVRKTLEQVFEHFKPLTCDRQLEGDLRKTLELIREKHYAV, encoded by the coding sequence ATGGACAAGGTCGTAATTGGAAGTGGAAAGCTCACTATCGAACAGGTGGTGGCCATCGCAAAACGCAAGGTTTCCGTAGAATTGGAGAGCTCTCCCGAGTTCCAGAAGAAAATCAACGCCGGTGCTGAATTCTTGGACGAGGCCCTGGCAAAGCACGGCGGCATTTACGGCGTAACCACGGGTTACGGCGATTCCTGCACCCAGGTGGTGCCGCCTGACCATTATTACGACCTGCCGGTGAACCTGACCCGTTTCCACGGCTGCGGTCTAGGTGCCTACTTTGACGAAGAGACTACCCGCGCCATCATGGCTGTGCGCCTGAACACGCTGGCTCAGGGCTTTTCCGGTGTGAGCTACGCCCTGCTGAAGATTATTATGGACTTTTTGCAGAACGACATTTTGCCGCTGATTCCGCAAGAAGGTTCTGTAGGGGCCAGTGGCGACCTGACGCCGCTTTCTTACCTGGCCGGGGCCGTCATTGGCGAGCGGGATGTGCTGTACAAGGGCGAACGCCGCCCGTCGATGGATGTGATGAAGGAACTGGGCATTACGCCCCACCGTTTCCGCCCCAAGGAAGCCATCGCCATCATGAACGGAACGGCTGTGATGAATGCCGTGGCCTGCATGGCCTTTAGCCGTGCCGAATACCTTTCTGACCTGAGCTGCCGCATTACGGCCATGAACACCATCGCCATGAAGGGTAACGCCTACCATTTCTACGAAAGGCTCTTTGCCGTAAAGCCCCATCCGGGCCTGGTGACCGCTGCCAAGAAGATGCGCGACGCCCTGAACCTGGAAGTGGAAAAGAACATTGTTCCCGAAAAGATTCAGGACCCTTATTCCCTGCGCTGCGCACCCCACGTGGTGGGCGTGTTCTACGATTCCGAACCTCTGCTTCGCCAGCTCATCGAAATCGAGATGAACAGCGCCAACGACAACCCCATCGTGGACCCTGAAACAAAGAACATTTTCCACGGCGGTCATTTCTACGGCGGTCATATCTGCCTTGCCATGGATACCCTCAAGAACATCGTGGCGAATCTGGCCGACCTTCTGGACCGCCAGCTAGCCACCATCGTGGATATCAAGTTCAACCGTAACTTGCCGCCTAACTTGTCCGGAAGTAACGGGGAATTCTCCATCAACCACGGTTTCAAGGCAGTGCAGATTGGCGTGTCGGCCTGGACGGCAGAAGCCCTCCACAATACCATGCCCATGAGCGTCTTTAGCCGCTCTACCGAATGCCACAACCAGGACAAGGTAAGCATGGGCACTATCGCTTCCCGCGACTGCATCCGGGTGATTGAGCTTACTGAACAGGTGGCTGCCGCCGTGCTTTTGGCCGCTTCTCAGGCCCTCCATTTCCGCCTGGAACGGGGCGAGGTGGATTCCAAGCGCCTGGATGGCGTGCGCAAGACTCTGGAACAGGTCTTTGAGCATTTCAAGCCCCTGACCTGCGACCGCCAGCTGGAAGGCGACCTGCGCAAGACTCTTGAACTGATTCGCGAAAAGCATTACGCGGTATAG
- a CDS encoding beta-ketoacyl synthase, with product MNRPLYVNDFGLHCIWGGDKENVFEKLTRGERGVFTMHDVAGVMRPAATIEPDMLPRVENAEFDNRVNRLSRAALDQMDDTVRHAVEKFGPDRVGIFIGSCDNGSESSLAALKCFKETGKFPEGYKLEYQCAEFPARYIAERFGITGMCQVHSTACASSASAFVSARNNIYAGTCDAAIVGGVDIASLSVILGFASLEAMSDRPTNPFSANRSGLTLGDAAAYFVVTRESCPDLCRPGYEGLQVLGFGESADADHITAPRADGEGAYLAMSAALADAGLDASDIGYINLHGTGTKLNDAMESRAVNRIFGENVPASSTKAITGHTLGAAGALEAAFCCLALTHDGALPAHLYDSVMDPELPALNLVKPGKTVPGLRYCISNSFAFGGCNVSLVLGKK from the coding sequence ATGAACCGTCCGCTTTATGTCAATGATTTCGGTCTTCACTGCATTTGGGGTGGTGACAAGGAAAACGTTTTTGAAAAGCTTACCCGCGGGGAACGGGGTGTTTTTACCATGCACGACGTGGCCGGAGTCATGCGGCCTGCGGCCACCATCGAGCCGGACATGCTTCCGCGGGTGGAGAATGCCGAATTTGACAACCGGGTGAATCGCCTGAGCCGTGCGGCCTTGGACCAGATGGACGATACCGTGCGGCATGCGGTGGAAAAGTTCGGCCCCGACAGGGTGGGCATTTTCATTGGCTCTTGCGACAATGGCTCCGAATCGTCCCTTGCGGCCCTCAAGTGCTTCAAGGAAACGGGCAAGTTTCCCGAGGGCTACAAGCTGGAATACCAGTGTGCAGAATTTCCGGCCCGCTACATTGCGGAACGTTTCGGCATCACGGGAATGTGCCAGGTCCATTCTACGGCCTGTGCGTCAAGTGCCAGCGCTTTTGTGTCGGCCCGGAACAACATTTACGCTGGCACTTGCGACGCCGCCATCGTTGGCGGCGTGGACATTGCTTCCCTTTCTGTGATTCTCGGCTTTGCCTCCTTGGAAGCAATGTCCGACAGGCCCACCAATCCTTTCAGCGCGAACCGTTCGGGCCTGACTCTGGGCGATGCTGCGGCCTACTTCGTGGTGACTCGGGAAAGCTGCCCGGACCTGTGCCGCCCCGGCTACGAAGGCTTGCAAGTGCTGGGCTTTGGCGAAAGTGCCGACGCCGACCACATTACCGCTCCCCGTGCCGACGGGGAAGGGGCATACCTTGCCATGTCTGCTGCTCTTGCCGATGCGGGCCTGGACGCCTCCGACATCGGCTACATCAACCTTCACGGTACAGGCACCAAGCTGAACGACGCCATGGAATCCCGTGCGGTAAACCGAATTTTTGGCGAAAATGTTCCTGCAAGTTCCACCAAGGCCATTACGGGCCATACCCTCGGGGCGGCAGGCGCCCTGGAGGCCGCCTTCTGCTGCCTGGCCTTGACTCACGACGGGGCGCTGCCCGCTCACCTGTACGACAGCGTCATGGACCCGGAACTTCCGGCGCTGAACCTGGTGAAGCCCGGCAAAACGGTTCCTGGCCTGCGTTACTGCATCAGCAATTCCTTTGCCTTTGGCGGTTGTAATGTATCTTTAGTCTTGGGGAAAAAGTAA
- a CDS encoding glycosyltransferase family 2 protein: protein MRELADLKFCAIVPVYRHESTTRKVAESLSAQGLSVILVDDGNAPEGHAILEAVASEVPNTVLVTRAQNGGKGAAVICGLEKAHELGFTHALQMDADGQHDADAIPFFLKAARKHPEDLIAGLPQYDGSVPKSREQGRKITNFWVAIETLSKDIPDSMCGFRIYPVKSTMPVAKKVTSYRMGFDIEILVRLSWAGVKMRFYPIKVTYPEDGVSNFRVFGSNVEISWTHTKLCVGMLLRLPMLLARRLAKKK from the coding sequence ATGAGAGAATTGGCCGACTTAAAATTTTGCGCTATCGTGCCCGTGTATAGGCACGAATCTACCACCCGCAAGGTGGCGGAAAGCCTTTCGGCCCAGGGACTTTCGGTTATTTTGGTAGATGACGGCAATGCTCCCGAGGGTCATGCCATCTTGGAGGCTGTGGCCAGTGAAGTGCCGAATACGGTGCTCGTGACCCGCGCCCAGAACGGTGGCAAGGGCGCGGCCGTGATATGCGGGCTTGAAAAGGCCCATGAACTGGGGTTTACTCACGCCCTGCAGATGGATGCCGACGGCCAGCACGACGCCGACGCTATCCCCTTCTTTTTGAAGGCCGCCCGCAAGCATCCGGAGGATTTGATTGCGGGGCTACCGCAGTACGACGGCAGCGTGCCCAAGTCGAGGGAACAGGGGCGGAAAATCACCAACTTCTGGGTGGCCATCGAGACGCTTTCGAAGGACATTCCCGATTCCATGTGTGGTTTCCGGATTTATCCGGTAAAGTCCACGATGCCTGTGGCAAAGAAAGTGACCAGCTACCGCATGGGTTTTGACATCGAGATTCTGGTCCGCCTTTCTTGGGCGGGAGTCAAGATGCGCTTTTACCCCATCAAGGTCACTTACCCCGAAGACGGTGTTTCGAATTTCAGGGTTTTCGGGAGCAATGTTGAAATTTCCTGGACCCACACCAAGCTCTGTGTGGGAATGCTCCTGCGCCTGCCCATGCTTTTGGCCCGCCGCTTGGCGAAAAAGAAATGA
- a CDS encoding lipid A biosynthesis acyltransferase → MSAENQNWFELKEVGGSLWHFRFMLWITCHLPLPVVEFLVAVVCFFFWLGAAPVRARSKAYLKRLYALQGRNVPPFATYRHVLSFALSMIEKLLGWRGVIPLKNVETQGDDLDMLVEQLDRGEGAFLICSHLGNMEMLRSLTGYGKIHTHRQFTVHPVVDFSGTSKFNALLYELNPDLMNTVVDANKIGVDSAVGMKDWIASGDLVVIAGDRTSANSTDRNVEMKFLGETANFPEGAFTLASILNAPIYFAFAIRKKDFDIRSSYEMHIVRAKTSFDCSRKERLARVAALVQEYVGMLEKHCLRHPYQWYNFYNFWHKNF, encoded by the coding sequence ATGAGTGCCGAAAATCAAAACTGGTTTGAACTGAAAGAAGTGGGCGGAAGCCTTTGGCATTTCCGCTTTATGCTGTGGATTACCTGCCACCTGCCGCTCCCGGTGGTGGAATTTCTGGTAGCCGTGGTGTGCTTTTTCTTTTGGCTTGGGGCGGCCCCTGTGCGGGCTCGATCCAAGGCCTACCTGAAACGGCTCTACGCCTTGCAGGGCCGGAACGTTCCGCCCTTTGCCACCTACAGGCACGTGCTTTCTTTTGCCCTTTCCATGATAGAAAAGCTCTTGGGCTGGCGGGGCGTGATTCCCCTTAAGAACGTGGAAACCCAGGGCGATGACCTGGACATGCTGGTGGAACAGCTGGACCGTGGGGAAGGTGCTTTTTTAATTTGTTCGCACCTAGGGAACATGGAAATGTTGCGCTCCCTCACGGGGTATGGCAAGATTCATACCCACAGGCAGTTTACGGTACACCCGGTGGTGGATTTTTCGGGAACATCCAAGTTCAATGCCCTCCTGTACGAGCTGAATCCGGACCTGATGAATACGGTGGTGGACGCCAACAAGATAGGCGTAGATAGCGCCGTAGGGATGAAGGACTGGATTGCTTCTGGCGACCTGGTGGTGATTGCCGGGGACCGCACCTCGGCCAACTCTACCGACCGCAATGTAGAGATGAAGTTCCTGGGGGAGACCGCCAATTTCCCGGAGGGGGCTTTTACCTTGGCGAGCATCTTGAATGCCCCGATTTATTTTGCCTTTGCTATCCGCAAGAAGGACTTTGATATCCGTTCTTCTTACGAGATGCATATCGTGCGGGCCAAGACTTCTTTTGACTGCAGCCGCAAGGAGCGCTTAGCCCGTGTGGCGGCTCTGGTACAAGAATACGTGGGAATGCTCGAAAAGCATTGCCTGCGTCACCCGTACCAGTGGTATAATTTCTATAATTTCTGGCACAAAAATTTTTAA
- a CDS encoding AMP-binding protein — MKSVAGKVIFAALSVLYPALVFCGLVFWDISPRRLSLLLIGLAFVLFFNTTQGRRNASVGAGTVQGNGAATADGADTVQGNGASIAGRESAANSLKDYALVVLMLACGGVSFFADSLLFLEFYPVLVSLSLLAFFGISLWKKPSFAFRMACLGDRRLQASPERAFVERYCDRVTLAWCFFFVFNAVVASFTVFVGDEKIWSLYNGLISYILIGIFFAVEFMVRKMMQKKMHSYIPVCELQRDSRPSGMVVCFDGDSVRTWADFTDDVSKVRRYLEERENAPWILHCEDSYYFMVGLLAMLQGGRKALVTANRQEAFIKEIQKPGYGFLTDEPFAGATLIQDVLQNTESDGRWNTFDKDSSPMVMYTSGTTGEPKMVPKMFCQFENELFELVKVFGDDWVNRKVYSTVNHHHIYGLLFTVLLPTATGLPYRRHRIDYPSELASIAGEAAVIASSPAYLKRLAADAEGPIAFKTTPIIYSSGGPLPEEVARKCEGITGYWTTEIYGSTETGGIAYRQSKNGPIWTPFEVCKMSIGENDCLNVKSSYILEPEGFTTGDLVEIYDDGRFLLKGRADSIVKIEEKRISLPEVENRLKQTGLVQDVRVVPMVGKRQYLAAAIVLNADGVARFKDQPKLEINNFFKAHLNQFLENTVTPKKWRYLEELPQDTQGKIKMRDIQALFGLPESKNFRILKMHKEPGALSLKLVFPADSDFYDGHFPAFKLLPAVAQVDMVALLAHALLDTPRAVQRIQRTKFSYPVLPDVQTNLEMSYKAESNKVLFTYTNDAGRMLSTGTLVMQAET, encoded by the coding sequence ATGAAATCCGTGGCGGGAAAGGTCATCTTTGCCGCACTTTCGGTACTCTACCCGGCGCTGGTCTTTTGTGGACTGGTGTTTTGGGATATCTCGCCCCGACGTCTGAGCCTCTTGCTTATAGGCCTTGCCTTTGTGCTGTTTTTCAACACGACCCAGGGCCGCAGGAACGCATCTGTTGGGGCCGGCACGGTTCAGGGGAACGGTGCGGCCACAGCCGATGGGGCCGACACAGTTCAAGGGAACGGCGCATCTATAGCTGGTAGGGAAAGCGCGGCGAACAGCCTCAAGGACTACGCCCTGGTGGTGTTGATGCTCGCCTGCGGGGGCGTCTCGTTTTTTGCGGACAGCCTCTTGTTCCTGGAGTTTTACCCCGTGCTGGTGAGCCTCTCGCTCTTGGCCTTTTTCGGGATTTCCCTCTGGAAAAAGCCCAGCTTCGCTTTTCGCATGGCCTGCCTCGGCGACCGGCGTCTGCAGGCCTCGCCGGAGCGAGCTTTTGTGGAGCGGTACTGCGACCGGGTGACTCTCGCCTGGTGCTTTTTTTTCGTGTTCAACGCCGTGGTGGCGTCTTTTACAGTTTTTGTAGGCGATGAGAAAATCTGGTCGCTGTACAACGGCCTAATCTCCTATATTTTAATCGGTATATTTTTTGCCGTAGAATTCATGGTTCGTAAAATGATGCAGAAAAAGATGCATTCCTATATTCCCGTGTGTGAGCTTCAGCGGGATTCCCGCCCGTCCGGCATGGTGGTCTGCTTTGACGGTGACTCCGTACGCACCTGGGCCGACTTCACCGACGATGTTTCCAAGGTCCGGCGCTATCTGGAAGAGCGTGAAAACGCCCCCTGGATTTTGCACTGCGAGGATTCCTACTACTTTATGGTGGGCCTGCTGGCCATGCTCCAGGGAGGCCGCAAGGCGCTGGTGACGGCGAACCGGCAGGAGGCTTTTATCAAGGAAATCCAGAAGCCCGGCTATGGATTCTTGACGGATGAGCCTTTTGCGGGGGCTACCCTGATTCAGGATGTTTTGCAGAACACGGAATCCGACGGTCGCTGGAATACCTTCGACAAGGACAGCTCCCCCATGGTGATGTACACCTCCGGCACTACCGGCGAGCCCAAGATGGTCCCCAAGATGTTCTGCCAGTTCGAGAACGAACTTTTCGAGCTGGTGAAGGTCTTTGGCGACGACTGGGTGAACCGCAAGGTCTATAGCACGGTGAACCACCACCACATTTACGGCCTGCTGTTCACGGTGCTGCTCCCCACGGCTACGGGGCTGCCTTACCGCAGACACCGCATCGATTACCCCAGCGAACTGGCTAGCATTGCGGGGGAGGCGGCTGTGATTGCCTCCAGCCCGGCCTACCTGAAACGCCTCGCCGCCGATGCCGAAGGGCCCATAGCGTTCAAGACGACGCCCATCATCTATTCGTCGGGAGGCCCCCTGCCAGAGGAAGTGGCCCGCAAGTGCGAGGGCATTACGGGCTACTGGACCACCGAAATCTACGGCAGTACAGAAACAGGCGGAATCGCCTATCGCCAGTCCAAGAACGGCCCCATCTGGACGCCCTTCGAGGTCTGCAAGATGAGCATCGGCGAGAACGACTGCCTGAACGTGAAGTCCAGCTACATCCTGGAGCCCGAAGGTTTTACCACCGGTGATCTGGTGGAAATCTACGACGACGGACGGTTCCTGTTGAAGGGCCGTGCCGATTCCATCGTGAAAATTGAGGAGAAACGCATTTCCCTGCCGGAGGTGGAAAACCGCCTGAAGCAGACGGGCCTGGTGCAGGACGTGCGTGTGGTGCCTATGGTGGGTAAACGGCAGTACCTGGCCGCCGCCATCGTGCTGAATGCTGATGGGGTGGCGCGGTTCAAGGACCAGCCCAAGCTAGAGATAAACAATTTCTTCAAGGCTCACCTGAACCAGTTCCTGGAAAACACGGTGACGCCCAAGAAATGGCGCTACCTGGAAGAACTGCCCCAGGATACTCAAGGAAAAATCAAGATGCGCGATATCCAGGCCCTGTTCGGCCTCCCCGAATCCAAGAATTTCAGGATCCTGAAAATGCACAAGGAACCGGGCGCCCTTTCGCTCAAACTGGTGTTCCCTGCAGACAGCGACTTTTACGACGGGCACTTTCCGGCATTCAAGCTGTTGCCTGCCGTGGCCCAGGTGGACATGGTGGCCTTGCTGGCCCACGCCCTGCTGGATACGCCCCGGGCGGTACAGAGAATCCAGCGGACCAAGTTCAGCTACCCGGTGCTGCCCGATGTGCAGACCAATCTGGAGATGTCCTACAAGGCGGAGTCGAACAAGGTGCTGTTCACTTACACGAACGATGCAGGTCGTATGCTTTCTACGGGAACCTTAGTCATGCAGGCGGAAACATGA
- a CDS encoding thioester dehydrase: MDKMEFKTRDEISTLVPHKGKMLLLDRIQSFDLQEITITTQVDISADCIFYSEELGGVPSYVAFEYMAQSISALSGIHGRSCGKSPKEGFIMSVSNCKAELTAFKPGDVVEICVKQTMRMDMAVTFDGIATVGGKQVLSATLSTVEVEDAKSIIDSKD; encoded by the coding sequence ATGGACAAGATGGAATTCAAGACCCGCGACGAAATTTCCACCCTGGTACCTCACAAGGGCAAGATGCTCCTGCTGGACCGTATCCAGAGTTTTGACCTGCAAGAAATCACCATCACGACCCAGGTGGACATTTCCGCAGACTGCATATTCTACAGCGAAGAGCTGGGCGGTGTTCCCTCTTATGTGGCTTTTGAATACATGGCCCAGAGCATTTCCGCCCTTTCGGGAATCCACGGACGTTCTTGCGGCAAGAGTCCCAAGGAAGGCTTTATCATGAGCGTGTCCAACTGCAAGGCCGAACTGACGGCGTTCAAGCCCGGCGACGTGGTGGAAATCTGCGTCAAGCAGACTATGCGCATGGACATGGCGGTCACTTTCGACGGTATTGCGACCGTAGGCGGCAAGCAGGTGCTGTCGGCTACCCTCAGCACCGTCGAGGTGGAAGACGCCAAGTCGATAATTGATTCTAAAGACTAA